The Pseudopipra pipra isolate bDixPip1 unplaced genomic scaffold, bDixPip1.hap1 HAP1_SCAFFOLD_293, whole genome shotgun sequence nucleotide sequence TCAACCAACACCTCTCAGtctttctcctcagggctgcccTCCATCCATTTTTCCCCAGCCTATGTTTGTCCTTGGGATTGCCCCAaaccaggtgcaggaccttgcacttcacagaatcacagaatattctgagttggaagggacccacaaggatcatcaagtccaactctcaAATGAATGTCCTGTACAGGGATCGAACCCACAAGCTTGGTGTTATTGGCACCACGTTTTAACCAGCtgacttggccttgttgaacttcatgaggctCACACtggcccacctctcaagcctgtccaggtccctctggatggcatcccttccctccagcgtGTTGACTTCACTGCACAGCTTGGTGTTGttggcaaacttgctgaggatgCACTTGATCCCACTGTCCAAGTCACTGACAAAAATGACAATGCTTTTTGTTGCTTGTTCAGCATTTCTCGTCTAATTACAGCCACTTATAAGAGACCTCACACAAGCAAGGAGTCTGatgtttaaataatttctgaattaGTTTTGCACAAGTGAAACACTTAAGTTTAAATTCTGTTACTGAGACCTTGTGTCTCTCAGTTGTTAGTACTTTTTGTAATGCTCCCCAACATTTCACACACACGAAGAGAGATCAGCTGTAGACAGAACTTGCCAGTGTTTAAACTAGACTGACACATGGTGTGGAGTTGCAGGACAAGCGCTGCAAGCCAGTCACTTAACACTTCATTTTGTCATGAAAACAGGAGAGAGGTGCTGTTCTGTGCTCTTGCTATGAACCAGGAAACTGAAGGAAAGACAACAGGCTGGAACAAAGAGACCCAGGAACCACAGTGATATTTGTGAGCCCTTCTAAAGGACCTCTGAGAACATCCTCATGCACCTGCTTCCCTGCTTGTTTTACAAAACAAGAGAAGCAGACTCACTGCTAATTTTCTGTTGAAAGAACCTTCTTTGGTTGTGGTCCTTAAAAGTGTTGATGCTTTGCTCAAATGCCAGCCAAAATAGCTGAAACTGACTTTTCCCAGACACCATCACAAGTGCCAGCACGCATGTTGAAGCTGATAGGGATTGtgtaaactttatttttctgcttgtgtGAATGAGTTTGAGCCAAATGAGTGATGTTTCTCTGTGATACTTACTCGCACCTGTATCACCCCGCTGATCTTTGTGTTGCATGTGGATGTGTGTTGAAATGCACTCTCCATTTTGCACAATCTCAGCTATAGCACTATGTAAACAGTGCCTGGTTCACTCTCCCTTTGCTTGTGAGCAACAGGAAGATACTTAGTTTATACAGCTAGAACACTGAAGGCAGTAATCCAGCCATTGATAACCACCGTACACCAGTTTCATTATTTCTAAGGCAGAGGGATTTTAACAGGCCTGGACTAACTTTTCACTCTGTGTGTTGGGAGGAACTAATCCAACACTAAATGTCTCAGTTCTCCCCTTTTTATCTGCATGTGACTTTTACTGATAAGGGTGGGAATGACATGAactttcctaaaagcatcccTAGAGCTGCATTGGGCATCCTGCTGAATGTCTCTCAGGAAACATGATCTACTTTTGTGAAAGCTGTCTCAGTTGTATTAGATAGCTTCCCCAAAAAAGAcgtgaagaaaaaaacctagaaATCCAGAACAAACCCCAGAAAATccccaggaagaaaaaagtctcAAATCATATTCTGCAGTGTTACATTGGTGGTTTCCACCCCTGAAACTCAGAGGAAAGCTTCTCTCTGTCTTTAAAGATGATAGTTTGTACCCCAAAACAAGGAGATGAACTGCTTCAAGTACAATAAGCCCAAAACACCCAATTTTCTTCATGCGTTGTTTGTAGCATGTAGCATGTTTAAAAAGCCCAGAGTTAACTTGCTTTCAGAAGAGGAGCAAGGGCTAAGCAAATTGCTCAGACTCTGACCAGAGGTCTTTGGCATGACTGGATGGAGACCAGGACAGTGTGCCAGACTCTATCCTCCCACCAGGAGGAGATGGGACCATGAAAAGATGCCCACACGTATTTGCATCTGTCAGACGTGTGACACATGCCTGCATTTGGTGGGTACACGGTTATTATCATGCAGCTTCTTGTCTCTAGGAGGCACCCATTCAGCACTTGTGCCTTTATACTTTGTCATTAAGAGGCTGCTGTTTTGGTACAAAGGGCAGCCTCAGCGTATGGGGGCAGATGGTACTTTACCTCAGTAGGGCCCTTGTAACTTATATGAAGCCGGAGCCAGAGGAGGCCGAGATTTGAAAACACCTTTCTCCCCGCTCCCTCTGTGACTTCACCATAACAACAGGAATTTGTTAGATGAAGACGTCTGCCGTAGTACAGGATGCGGGCTGGCAAGGGGCTCCTCTCACATGCTCAAGGCAGGACCAGAAACCTGAAAGGTCCCCTGGAAAGGGACGATTAATGGAAGAGAAGATGCTTGCTCAGGGACCGAAGGGAGTGCTTCTTGCTTCAGAATGCTGCTTTGCCTGAGTAACATGCTTTTAAAGTCAATCCTGCAGCTATGTAAACCTAAAAGGAGGCTTTCAGTTTCAGCTTTTTTATTGTTACAGAAGCTCACGTTGCCTTTACATTTGCGTATTTTGAAGAGAAAACTGTCTGCAGCACTACATTTATTCATCTGATCTATCTGAAAAAGGTAACATACAGATATCACATCCCAGACCCTTGCACGTGAAAGGGAGCAAAGTGAGAAAGACTGCAATAACCCTTAGAGTGGTTTTATTTGTTCTAGTGCTACAGATGATGCAGCAAGGTAGTTGCTCAGAGAGCTTTTCACTGTGTGTGATCAGCTGTCATGTTTATTAGAAATAAATCCACACCCTAAAAGTAACATTGTAACACAAACAGCTACATTTTCTTTACTGGTGTACAAAGTTCTGCTTGAAAGGCTGTGTTTAATTGCATAGCATAATCATTTAAGCATGCAACTACAATGACAAAGTTTTATACCAGTAATATAAAGAGCACACAATCCCTACAGGTTGTCTGGATATTTTAATAACACACAATGTTTTAATAACTTTTGCTTGAATTGTGGTTGACTAACTCCTCTAAAATCAATATAAAATGTAGCAATTTACACCTTTGAAATTTTCCTCAATTTTCACATCCGCTGTGAATCCTTCCAgattttttagttattttcttTGGCATTATTCTGCTCTtatgcttttttctctttaaacttATAAGGCTGTAAgaattgatttttattctaCATGTCAATTGCCTCAATATAATTTGGCATACAGATGAGAAATCTCAGTTCTGTAAGTGTGTTATATATTCCTAAACTCTAGAACTCTCCATCAATCTCTCTGGGTAGGAAACTCCCTCACCACCACCATTTTTTTagttatcattattattttttaaggttAGTATATGAGCTAATTATCAAACTGATGTTGTTCGGCTGAATCTGTTCTAATCAGCAATTTAAAACACCTGGTAGAAGAATTGGCATAAGAGTTTAACAAAAGCCAAGTGAGATACACAGCAAGTATGCTAAAAGACAAGGTAAGTTTGCTGGACATGAATTAATTTAGTGTTTTTGTGAATTCCATCTTCACGTGGCTTGAATTTTTAAAGTGCTGAACAGTCCACTGCTGAAACAGGATGCTATTAACTAAATTTCTATAAGGTTCAATTTAGTGAGTCAGACTGAATGCATTGTTTTCacaaaattacaaaaagaaagaaaatattcttcatcagaaataattattttaaaaactcagtTATTTGTACACTGTGCATTGCAATTCAAGTTTATCAGTTTAATGATGGCTTCAACACACAGAACCTTATAATTCTAACTAGCCAGCTGCTCACACTAGTTTacatggtgctttttttttaaccatgatTTCATGTTTATTGAAAGAATACAGTAGCTTGCTGTTACTCAAAACATAACATAGCAAAAATATAcatcaaacattttaaaaaaccaaaactcaaaACGGAGTCTCCAAGAAGTTACAGATACCTGGAAACTTAATAATAATGATACCAAGAGGAAACACTTTAACCCCTGACCAATCCCCTGTGTCTGCTTAGCTCCCTTGCTTGGCACACACAGTTTGGGTGCAGGTTCCCCAGTACTAGTCAGCTTTCAAAATATCTAGCTTTTAAACCAGCAttgctcttctgttttttcttcttcatggaTTAATGGAGAAAGGCTGCTAGGGAAGGTGCATTCAACACTAACCTGCACTGCTAACCAGGTAGGATGTTGCATTTTTAGACAGGATGGAGTTGTATTCATGGATAAAGTGAATTCTGCAGCGGTACCCGTGCAGTATTGGTCTGACCAGTTTTCCAGACCCCTTTAGACAAAAAGCACTTTCACTGCAAATGGTTTTCAGGACCATGTATGTTAACCCTGACACCCATGTGATGCTGAACGTGTTTGGTGGGAGTTATCTGAGCCTTCCTGCCTTCAGGTTGAGGGGATCAGTTCTTGGTGTGGCTATGCTGGGCTGTCCTTTTTGCACAGAAAGACTGGACAGTCTGTGCTCTTGATACAGGGGATCAAAAAGCAACATGAAGTCAGCACGTTTCATTTCTCAGGtttcagtttttccatttctcatttCAGAGAAACTTAACTGGTCTTTCCATTCATCAAAAGGATCACAGCAGATAAATGGCCCATTTAGGTGATTTATTCTGCAAATTGtcttgctttcatttcttttatttctttcttttcctgccatttCTTTCAGTTGACTATAATCTATAGCCACCTTcccttcatctttttttccattccctgattagcattttctttcttacagATGGACTGTTTCTCTCAAAGCTTGAGGAGTCTGGCGGGTTTCACTTGCTGTCAAAGGAGGCTGTTGTCTTCCAGAAGTGCTGCACCTCCATGTTGCTTTCTCCTAGTTGTGTTTGGGGCTCAGCTCCTTGTGCCATTTTAGAGATTGTGTGGGGCTGGTTTGAAATTACATGCAAAATATACTTcactcagcacagctccagaaAGGCACTTTTGGGGAGAAAGATGTTGTGATGTGCTGCTTCCTGACCTCTCCTCAAATCCCAAACCACTGGCTTAGCATCCACAGGGTCAGCCCAATAATGTATTTTCCCACCTGCATGTATTTGCCATTTAGGCAACATCTAGTCAATATTCAGCACTCTCAAACCTTAAAGTCTGACCTTCGTGCTCGGCATAGCTGTTGCCAGCAGGAGCCCATACCGATAGCTCTCCATGCTCTCGGCTGGTTTGGGCTTTGTAGGGATGGAGTCATGCTGGTAGAGCAGTGCTGACTTCACCATCCCAAAGTCTTCCTGAATCTTCATCCCTGAATAGATAGCACCAGAGACATTTTCTGCCACGTGGGTGTAGCTCTGGAGGTTTTTTCATGTCACAGAGGTTGTCACTGTATTTCAGTGCAGGCGGCTTGTACGCCTGGTAGGACAccttggtggtggtggtgatgacCGTCTGCAATGGTGGGGCCATGGGAGCGGGACTGGGACTGTACCTGCAGGGATAGTCCCCACTGTAGTAAGCGTGGTTAGCACTTGCTTGCATCTGTCCGTAGTCACCCTGGTCTCCGCTGCCAGTTTTCCCCCCAAGCTGGTTTCAGTCCATAGTGTCTGCCAGGGTTATCAAGCTCTTATCGTGGGTAGTCACAGTGCTGTAGTGAGACCCGTTCAGACTGATGGGGTCTGCATCAATGGCAGGGCTGGTCAGATCTTTGTAAAATGTTGGGTAAGGGCTAGAGCTTATAAAGGTAGGAACTCCAAACTCGTAGCTGCATGGCCTGGGCATGTAGATCCTTGGATTTGGGCACTTAGGGTATGATGATAGCTGGTCCTCTTGGGAGCTGGCCGAGTCATAAGGTACTTTGTAGAGGTCTGTGTTCTGCAGTGAAGGATAAGACTGGGCTGGAATTGAAAAACTGGAGTCTGTGATGATACCAACTCTTTCTTGGCCATCCATGCATGGAAAATTCTGTAGGTTATTGGTGTAACTGCTGCTGTCATGGTACCTTCCTGCCTGACAAGGAGAAGTAGATACTTGAGATTAAGGAATCAATATTGCccacacacatatatatctcAATACTTGTGCTATTGCTTGTTTCTGCCCAGAATTAACAGATGTAGCATAGTGTAAATCTTTTTTTGCCCTCGGATCTCCAGTACATGCTTATGACACCtttctaatagaaaaaaaaaattaaaaataaaaaattttaatttatgtcACCTTTTTAATTGACTAATGACTTTGACTTACCTCTGAGTTTAGAGGTCTCTTTTTCTGGGAATGGTGATAAGAGGACATTTGCTTCTTTATTGCACTTCGTCTTGCCTCTGCCTCTGAATTACTCTCTGGCCTGGGGTGGTCATGGACACCTTTAGCCTATTTAGGATTACAAAGAATTAGATGTGAACGGAAGGGGTGAGACAAGAGAAGGTGCAGTAAGTAATTTAAGAGATAGCCACAGCATGGTTTGTAGTTTGGCAcaagagaagagggagggaaaactAAACAACAAGGAGGGATTcaatgtaaaaagaaataaatagaatgAATCATGATTTGGAGGtagatagaaggaaaaaaatgaggagaGTTGTTGAGGACTGCAGAGCTGATGGAGGAGCGGACATATACCTATGTTTGAGACACTCAGGAGTAGTTAATTAGAACCAAGGGGAAAAACATATACATTTAGTTTCATTGTTTTTCTGCAGTCCAGTATCTCAGttctgctttataaatgtacatatataaaaattgtATACATAGGCTTTTAAAGAGGTTTCATGCCACAAGATGACAAATATTCTCTTAAAATAATACACCTTCTTGAATAGGACTGAAAATTATATCCTGGAAAACCATCCAAGATGCTCTGCTATTGAAATACCTGTGGATATGCAGATCTATGTAACCAAAACTATACTGGTATCTGATGAAGTAATGTATTCTACATGTCCTTACCCATTACATTTGTCTGAATGCACCAACATATAGTCCCTAATACAAAGTAGGAAGctaaaattgattttaaaacactgtcCTTCTcaagcagaaattaaattctaAGCAAGGATTTATCAGCTATTTTGATGGTAAAAGTCATCTGGTTTTGCATGTCTGTAACAGAACATCTGAGTAAGAATAATACAGAATATGGCcaattttcttccatttactGACCAGAGAACAGAATTCACTGTCTGTgggtcagggaaaaaaattcatctgGCAGAGAATGTAATCTCATGGAACAGAAACCTTATGTTATTCTAATGTTGCtataaaaagaacaaatcaacgggaaattcagattttagctttctaaatttccttttcttcctggcaAGATTTTAAATCCTCAAAACTGAAAGGCTAGTTTCATGTGAAGTAGAATTTTCATGTATCAACTCCTGCAGTTTaagctagattttttttttctatttattttaacaggAAATAAGTATTAAGTCCTTGGAAAAATTCAGTTGTCAGATGTACTAGGGTGCAAGACAAtcttttgtttgtatttgtgttCTGTAAACAGGAGATTTTAGACATCAATTGCGATGTTATAGTGAAAATTGAATATTGTCACTCTCAagtactgtttttaaaaaacagccaagtgtaatttcatttgtttttgcCATACTAGTACTAAACAGAAATTCTGTCATGGACCAGAACTCTGCTGTGCTCACCATGTTCAGtgttaaacacaaaaaaaatacagcGTGGGAGTAGGAACGGAAATCTCTCTCcagatattattttatatacagacataatttatatatatgtgcacaATAAATATGCCTGATTTTTACCTGGAAAAATATTGCTTTGCCATCAAGCCTCCAGAAGTTTGTGACGGGATAGCCACTGTGTCCTCGGCAAGGATCAAACTCAAGGGCTGAATTGCAGTTTGGGCAGGCTTTCTCtgtgaataaagaaaaagaaactactGAAGAGATTGGTTGAAGGCAAGGATGTTTCCTGAGAGTAAACAGAGCTCACGAGCAGTATGATCAGACTTCACTGAAATTccaattaaaatatattgttcAAGGAAACACAACATACTACCAAGCATAACTGAGTGGTATGAAACTAGAGCTGCATACTTGACATAAATGCTAATGATGTAAAGGATTTCAAATCTGTTTCCCTTAAGGATTTACAAATAGACATTGGTGAAATTTGTAAATAAATCACAGTCTTTACAATTTATGGCTTAGTCTGCCTGCAAGTAACAGTGACTCCAGTTTAGACATCAAGCCCAGATTGAAAGAAATGTGACCCCTTAGGCATCCAGCTTTCTTGGGGTATCCCTCACTTTGTTGCTTCTGCCGAGCCTTGTCGCATATGGCGGGGCGAAGCTGCAGCCTGGCTCCGCCGgcagagcacagctcctggcacacacCACCACTCCCAGGCAGGACTTCTTTGAGATCTGGCAGTTGTGGTTGTGGTGTTGCGCATGGCCCAGCACACTGAGGTGCCTCTGCGCGTTCTTCTCCTCGCTGGAGTAGATGAGCCGCACGTAGCCATCAGGCCATCCTGGAAGGCATCAAAGTGCttgggctcctgcagcagggcaaGTGGGTAGAGGCAAGGCAGCAAGGAGAAGAGCCAAGAGAATATTATCAGTATATCACAACCTGATATTTTTGTCCTGTTACAAAACACACAACAGGAAACAAAGACTTTTTCCATGACCATccaagcagcagaaaaagaatTATTGAAAGAATAAACTTATTCAGAAATGCTCTAGAAGGGAAAAGGCAGTCTGAGCTTCGCATGTTTCAGAGTCAGGATCCTTTCCTCCTTTGCACCACGATCCATAATTACATGGTCTGTTGTCACAGGTGCCTCTTTGCAGTGGGGTTACCCAGCTGTAAGGCATCAGCCTGGTTACCAAAACTTCTAACTGGTCTGCCACCAGTGTGCCCAGAGAGGACGCAGACCACCCTGATCATGACTGCTGTTAAGTTCTCCTTGTTGTGGGACCATGCACCTGCAGGCAGGAACTAGAAGTTTTAGCTATGGAATGGTTTCTTAGACTCTATCTGAGTTAAGACTTTTgctaagaaacagaaataaaaaagaattgctCTTGCAAATACAGTTCCAATATGCATAGTGGCTCAAAGAAAGAGCATTTCCAATTTTGGATTTCACTGGCTTTCTGGAGCTCCTTACTAAAATGTAATTACTAGAACAATGAAAGAACAACTGAGATTGTaaactgtaaatatttacagTGCAAGTAAAGAGTTCCTGCAATGCTTATTAACATATATATGTACCACATGTGAGCAATTCCAATGAAAGCAATAAACTACCAGCATTTACGTATTAAGACATTCTATAATAGCATGGactattaaattaaataaacttgaagcagaaaaaagttGTAAATTAGCACATTTAAAGCTCGCAAGTAGACAGAAATTGGAGTGCTTGGTAGCATCAAAGTATCACATCAACAATGAAGGGAAATACTTAGATAAGTTAGATTACAGTAGTAAAAAACAGTTAATTCAAGCTTCTAGTCAACATTTCTTGaacaagaaagaaggagaaggaaactgGCCAAACTGAGCCACAGATTATATTAGGTCTTCGAGCACAGCTGCCCAAAGCTGTGTATTGAGTTCATATTTTTATTGCCAGTCATTTCATAaggactggggaaaaaaaaatgaaaaggtgcAGGAAAAATAAGGCAGACATAAAACGAAGTTTTTCTCCAACGGAAGGTTGCTCCCCTGTTTCCCTAGTAGCCCACCTCCTCCTCTGTTACCCTCCCACCCATCCGTTACCTGCGGCAATTTGGGGTCGTTGATATCCCAAGTCTGCTTCATGGCGAGAAGTAACAATGCGCGATGACTCCCGCTTTTTTATGCCGTCGGGGCGTCGCCCAGTTGGAGGGGAGTTCTCAGCCGGCTCCGCaggtggagcagcagcacaaccGCGGCACTTGGGCAGGCGGGCGGGCAGGGGCTGCGCTCCCCCTCCGCCACGCAGGCGGGTTTCGCTACCCTTACCTGGAGGTGTGTGACGGGGGGTAGCCGTGGGGGTTTGGCGCGAATCCACCTCCTAGCACCGGGGGCCGTGACCTCGGCAAATTTGAGCAGGGTCTGGAAGTCTAACCCGGCGGTGGCGGGGCTTTGCCGCTCGCTCCCACAGgtgctgggatgggagaggTTATGGGGAGATGGGAACCCATCTCCGTCTGGCCAGGACGCCCTTGATGTTGGATTTCGAGAGCGGCTCGGAGCTGCCTGCGGCTTGAAAAGCCTCCGAGAGGGAGGCAAAGGCGCTGAATAACCTGCTCTTTAGATGTAGATGTAAACGAATTCAACATTATTTGGGAGGTTTCCCCTTCGCGCCGTGCTCTATAACACCCAGTTTAAAATGCAAAGCTAGTGCCGGTGTTATCAGCACGTTTTAActtattaaaaatttataagctttttattaccttttctttttggaagAAATAGCCGATGGGTTGCgatgtttgtgtttgttttgttggttttgtggttttttgggggtttttttggtttggggattttttgtatgtttgtttggtttggttagGGTTTTTTCTAGGGGGGGCAGGGGTTTCAGGGGGTGGAGGGAGGTTGATTTTTGGtctgagaaacagaaagaaaaagacttaTGCACAATAGCATAGAGACCAAGCCGTTGAACGCCAAGCGCTGCTATCATCCTTTAAACGATCCCACCTGTTCGGAATGATTTTCTCATTCGCTTCCATCCCCTCTGGTCCAAAATTTACTGGCCTTTACCCTTAACCGTCCACAATAAGCCCCCGCCGGTAGCAGCAGGTGCCGGCTGTGGCACCCCTCGGCAGAGAGCAGCCCCCCCTGAGGTTCCTCGCTCCCCTTTTGTACCCTTCGGATCGACCGGGGGCGTCTGTCAGTGCTGCAAAGCCGATCCCTGGGGGCGGGAGACCCATCCCAGATTCTGCACACCTGCGGCTTTTTAGTGCGAGTGCAAGAGTggcatttttccccccttccccctctccctccccccccgtGCTGGGTTCTCAGAGCTCTCGAAGCCGCGGAAAACGGCTCCTCTCTCCACTCCAAACTCAGGTGTATCCGATAGCAGCCAGTTACGGTCGTGCGAGGGCCGTGGGGAGGGTGCGAAGCAGCCCCTGTACCTTCTCCCGTGCGCCATGGCCCAGGTAAGCGCCGCTCCCGGCACAGGAGAACCTGGAGGCGGCTGGGGGGGAGCGGGCACGGagggacggacggacggacacACCGCGGTGCCCGCGGGGCTCCCCTGCGGCTTCCAGAAACCTTCCGTTTGGATGCGTGGGGTGGTTTTCCAACTCGGAAACTAAGTAAGGAAAAtcagagagggggagagaggggtTGAGTAAGTGGGCTTCAGCTTTTGGACAGAAtaagtgtttgtttttggggtgtttttgtaggagaggattttttttcctgtatttttctcttctttttgaaggaagaaaaaagtgaagaacGGAATAGAGATGTGAGTGGCAATAtggcaggcagagcagaagaCTATGTAAGGATCCTTTAAATGTATCCTTAGCTTTATCTTACAAATAGttatatatgtatgtttaaAGGTGCATTTCTTAAATGGATATGGCATGACCtagaatttttattaatttaatatgGGAAGTGCAGCAGACTCCTTAGTCTTTTCCCTAGTAAGTGGAAAGAAGTTATTGTAAGAGTTTTGAGACATGTAAGAATTACAAACTGGGTGCACCAAAGGAATGTCTTATTCAGTATCTTTTAAGATTATTCAGTTACAAGGGTTCTGTCTCTTTTGGAGGTTGACTGATGTTTCAACTTCAGAtgtaacaataaaataaaagtagagaaacaaataaagttaaacaagtaaacaaaaagCCTGCAACTTTTAAAATAGTGTTACAAGTACTTTCTCATAATTAGTGCTGCAACAATTTTAATACCCATTTATTTAACTCACTAGttgtttccttcccttccctctgcagcttGAATCACTTCTCACTGATGCCTTTAAGGGGAAAGGATTTGAAAAAATAAGCGAACTGCTTCAAGAGAGAGAAGTAGAGCCTCGCCAGAAATACAGTGAATCTCTTTTTAGCCAGCTAGACAAAGCACTGAGAAAGGCAAATATCATAAATAATCTCCACCATCCAAACACCCAAGGGTATCAGACTAATGATGCTCAGCACCCTGTGTTTCTGTAGGAGCTGGACAAGAATGAATTCCAGAATGTTTCACTGCTGCTGAAATGTATTCAGGTCTACTTTAAAAGTGATTTCCAAGAAGGGAAGAGTTTGTTTATTGAGCAAGGACTGGTAGCAAAGATGAGTATAATATTATATGCAAATTACTAATGTGATTTAAAGTTGCTTGCATCAGAAAAAGAACTCCAAGGAAGTGAAAACTAGAGAATGGCTTGTTGGCCATGCagaaacatatattttaaaaatatattgcatgagctcaatggggaaaaaaaatacttactgTCTTTCATTGCTTTTGGTGCAACAGCCAATATTACGGTTTCACTTATTACCTGACTTAGTGGattgtgggttttggggttttttttaagctgacaGTGGAAGGAGAGGCAGAGTTTTGATGAGTCCCACTTGTGAAATGATGTAAAATttctaaatgcattttaaatgctCCAGCAAAATACAGTATTAGTTATAGAACTGATGAGCAGTTTGtgcttttataattttaagACCTGACATACTCTTTATGAAGATCCCTTTTTAGATATGTAGCAAACTAGATGCATTTAATCTGCAGTTGCATTTTATCTTCTGGCAGAATGGCACAATACTGATTTCAGCTGGTAATACTTGTAGTAGCAGAAATACGCTTGTGCTGAAGATGAATAATACCTGGATCTAGCATAGCTAGCAGGGAACAGTTAACACATGCTCTCCATTTCCAGAGTTCTACCAAGGAGTCCTCAGTTAAAATATTGTAATCCTGCCTTGTAATTATGCTTTTCAGGGATACAGTTACTCAAAATTCCTGTATGGAGATATATTAATGAAGTTTCCCTGATCTGAGCTCTGTACCTCCAGTGAAGCATAGATTTCTGTTTCGCCACGTGTGGCTATGCAATATATTTAAAACCATgaagtattaaaatatttacattgaaaaagcttgaaaaaattttaaaacattattttgctGTGAATTGATGTTCTGTAGAAATTTCTATAGGAGTTACCATGCCATTAGTAGCATGCACTGTGCCTAAACAACAAGAGTGTGTGCCTTGGACAACAAAGGAGGATAAAAGGAGGgttggggagggaagaggggaatgTCACTTTTCATGTCCTCCT carries:
- the LOC135408291 gene encoding LOW QUALITY PROTEIN: chorion-specific transcription factor GCMb-like (The sequence of the model RefSeq protein was modified relative to this genomic sequence to represent the inferred CDS: inserted 4 bases in 4 codons; deleted 2 bases in 2 codons) — encoded protein: MKQTWDINDPKLPQEPKHFDAFQXWPDGYVRLIYSSEEKNAQRHLSVLGHAQHHNHNCQISKKSCLGVVVCARSCALPXGARLQLRPAICDKARQKQQKKACPNCNSALEFDPCRGHSGYPVTNFWRLDGKAIFFQAKGVHDHPRPESNSEAEARRSAIKKQMSSYHHSQKKRPLNSEAGRYHDSSSYTNNLQNFPCMDGQERVGIITDSSFSIPAQSYPSLQNTDLYKVPYDSASSQEDQLSSYPKCPNPRIYMPRPCSYEFGVPTFISSSPYPTFYKDLTSPAIDADPISLNGSHYSTVTTHDKSXDNPGRHYGLKPAWGKTGSGDQGDYGQMQASANHAYYSGDYPCRYSPSPAPMAPPLQTVITTTTKVSYQAYKPPALKYSDNLCDMKNLQSYTHVAENVSGAIYSGMKIQEDFGMVKSALLYQHDSIPTKPKPAESMESYRYGXPAGNSYAEHEGQTLRFESAEY